ACATTTTTTAAATTTTCAAAAGCATATTTTTCAGCTTCTGCATCTGCTATTTTTGATTTGTAAGATTTCTTATCTTGTCCACCATTAAAAATATTCCATGCAAAATTGAGACTTATTGTGTTTGTATAGTTAGATCCATATTCTTCATAATCAATTTCATTTGATAATGAGTCGCCCTTGGAGAAAGTACTAGAAAATATGTTGCTTATGTAAATATTTGGTTTACTTTTTGATAAAAAACTATTTGCTTGGCTTTTTTTTATAGATTTTTGAAGAAGAAGGTTTTTTAATGAAAGATTTCTATCTAAACCCTCTTTAACATTTTTATCTAATTTATGATTCCAGAAACCTATTAAACTTTGCTCTTTGTTAATCTCAATATCTCCTTGTATATAAAGAATTTCTTTGAGGGAAATTTTGTTAATTTGATGCTCAATTATCTTTTCATTTAAAGATAGTTTATCTCGTGATAATTGAGCTTTTGCCTCCAGAACCTCAAATTTTGTGCCAATTCCAGCATCTAACTTCGCTTCAGCATCATTCAAACTAGTAATTGATAAATCAAGTGTAAATTTTTTGTTTTGGATATCCTGGTAAGACTTTTGAAATTTGTGATACCTTTTTCTTGCTTCTTGTATTAGATCTTTTTTCTTAATCTCATAATTATTTTTTGCAATTTTGAAATTTTGTTTTGCAATTTTAATTTCGCTTCCTCTCTGAGGATCAATTAAATCAAATCTAATAATAAGAGATGGATTAGCCGTAAACTGCGAAGTTTTTAAAGTCTCTAAATTGCTATTGTAATTTTTACCTAAGGTATATTTTGGTAACCCATTGGCTTGAAAATCTAAGGATGGATATCTTTGAGATATTTGACTTGAAAGATTAAATTTCGCTGAAGTAACTTTATTTTGTAATGATTTTAACTCTGGATTATTTAAGATAATTTTTTCTATCTCATCGTACTTTATAAAAGAAATATTTTCTTTCTCATCTAAAACATTACCCATATAGTTTTTCGTTTCGCTGGAAAATACATTAAGTGAATTTATACATAAAGCAACTGGCAAAAATAGAATGGGATTTATTACTTTTCTAAGCATTTTTTAGAGTA
This sequence is a window from Prochlorococcus marinus XMU1419. Protein-coding genes within it:
- a CDS encoding TolC family protein; its protein translation is MLRKVINPILFLPVALCINSLNVFSSETKNYMGNVLDEKENISFIKYDEIEKIILNNPELKSLQNKVTSAKFNLSSQISQRYPSLDFQANGLPKYTLGKNYNSNLETLKTSQFTANPSLIIRFDLIDPQRGSEIKIAKQNFKIAKNNYEIKKKDLIQEARKRYHKFQKSYQDIQNKKFTLDLSITSLNDAEAKLDAGIGTKFEVLEAKAQLSRDKLSLNEKIIEHQINKISLKEILYIQGDIEINKEQSLIGFWNHKLDKNVKEGLDRNLSLKNLLLQKSIKKSQANSFLSKSKPNIYISNIFSSTFSKGDSLSNEIDYEEYGSNYTNTISLNFAWNIFNGGQDKKSYKSKIADAEAEKYAFENLKNVLTTNISKAYLNLKLNEEKIISSIKEIDSSKESVRLSRLRYDVGISTLKDVLLRQSELSNAKSKKITAIFNFNLNLDELERLTFLEKNKNCLDKKNNKIGDKKSICNISI